Proteins encoded in a region of the Leifsonia poae genome:
- a CDS encoding phage tail tape measure protein, whose protein sequence is MTDRTVKVSLVAQVTGYIQGMEKAAKATRETGTEAEKLAQKKEALQQIGTAALAMGTVAAAGVALAIKKFADFDAQMSQVQTLSHATAGEMDQLRDSALNMGQAIGFSANQVADAETELVKAGVSVKDIIGGGLTGALNLAAAGQINVAQATEIAAVALTQFGLKGKDVPHVADLLAAGADKALGGVDQLGQALNQGGLVASQFGLSIDDTVGTLSAFANAGLLGSDAGTSFKQMLLSLASPSQKAAETMKQYNIQAYDAQGNFVGITNLAGQLQTNLSGVSQAQRDSALSIIFGSDAIRTANVLYKEGSKGIRGWIDSVNDTGFAAEQANGKMDNLNGDLSKLGAAFDTALIKTGSGANGILRDIVQNLTSAAAAVGELPEPVLATGLALTGLVAVIGLVGGGALVAVPKIVQFKIALETLTETGPKAAAGVSAAGSAVRALPYVAVLLWLAQLSTGFITTARQALGLEQSVSSMTKTLTESTKLSKKTIDQQLNATIVGFKSDINGLSQLTDSGWLAGAIKSSEDFIGSLEDWMPVLKAVGAGTGDTSRKVSDLDKSLAAMVKAGNGDKAAEAFEYLKTKTDGSKEALRNLKNLFPEYAAAQKTAAKATDDSSGSTDDATQAYLDAAGGVSDLTSQLADLITEINKANGVGQDAVSANAAYQGAVAKVDDTIKKAKKGAEGYSLSLDGNTQAGADNLAMLSDMAEKSQASAKATFDADNNSQAYVANLQAGRQALIDRITDMGATAAQASAIADQVYRIPTQREVDIIAKTAEAAALVQHFKDMLDTIPGSRMVSIGVQVPASSNPIINALKGTGKATGGAITGPGGPRDDTAGIYALSNGEHVLTASDVDAMGGQRGVYQFRSRLHGYADGGAVPRTYVPASSYAGGSTNVSVSPQLSLQGARIVLDVGGQQIEGVIRNQIVANEQKQARRTRMG, encoded by the coding sequence GTGACCGATCGCACCGTCAAGGTCAGCCTCGTTGCTCAGGTTACCGGCTACATCCAGGGCATGGAGAAGGCCGCCAAGGCCACCCGGGAAACGGGTACTGAGGCCGAGAAGCTGGCGCAGAAGAAGGAAGCGCTCCAGCAGATCGGCACCGCGGCATTGGCAATGGGTACCGTTGCTGCTGCTGGCGTGGCGCTCGCAATCAAGAAGTTCGCTGACTTCGATGCCCAGATGTCGCAGGTGCAAACCCTGTCACACGCGACCGCTGGCGAAATGGACCAGCTGCGCGACTCCGCATTGAACATGGGTCAGGCGATTGGGTTCTCCGCGAACCAGGTGGCTGACGCGGAGACTGAGCTTGTCAAGGCCGGTGTATCAGTCAAGGACATCATCGGCGGCGGTCTCACTGGTGCCCTCAACCTCGCGGCGGCCGGTCAAATCAACGTCGCGCAGGCAACCGAGATCGCCGCAGTCGCTCTCACCCAGTTCGGCCTCAAAGGCAAGGACGTCCCTCACGTCGCCGACCTCCTCGCGGCTGGCGCCGACAAAGCACTCGGCGGCGTCGACCAGCTCGGACAGGCGCTCAACCAGGGCGGTCTAGTCGCTTCTCAGTTCGGCCTCTCGATCGACGACACCGTCGGCACCCTGTCGGCGTTCGCGAACGCTGGCCTTCTAGGTTCGGACGCGGGCACCAGCTTCAAGCAGATGCTCCTCTCGCTCGCCTCACCGTCGCAAAAAGCGGCGGAGACGATGAAGCAATACAACATCCAGGCATACGACGCACAGGGCAACTTCGTCGGCATCACCAACCTTGCCGGCCAGCTTCAGACGAATCTGAGTGGGGTCTCCCAGGCGCAGCGTGACTCGGCTCTCTCGATCATCTTCGGTTCCGACGCCATCCGCACGGCGAACGTGCTCTACAAGGAGGGCTCGAAGGGCATCCGTGGCTGGATTGACAGCGTCAACGACACTGGATTCGCCGCCGAACAGGCAAACGGCAAGATGGACAACCTCAATGGAGATCTGTCCAAGCTCGGCGCCGCATTTGACACTGCACTGATCAAAACTGGATCAGGGGCCAACGGAATCCTCCGCGACATCGTTCAGAACCTGACCTCTGCAGCCGCGGCGGTTGGCGAGCTCCCTGAGCCGGTTCTCGCGACTGGACTCGCGCTAACCGGCCTGGTCGCCGTGATCGGCCTTGTTGGCGGAGGGGCGCTGGTTGCGGTTCCAAAGATCGTGCAGTTCAAAATTGCTCTGGAGACGTTGACCGAGACTGGACCAAAGGCGGCCGCCGGCGTCTCCGCCGCAGGCTCAGCCGTTCGCGCGCTGCCATATGTGGCCGTTTTGCTGTGGCTTGCGCAGCTGTCCACTGGGTTCATTACAACCGCGCGCCAGGCACTCGGTCTTGAGCAATCGGTGAGCTCGATGACAAAGACCCTCACGGAATCGACGAAGCTCAGCAAGAAGACGATCGACCAACAGCTCAATGCAACCATCGTGGGCTTCAAGAGCGACATAAACGGCCTCTCTCAGCTCACCGACAGTGGCTGGCTAGCTGGGGCGATCAAGTCGTCGGAGGATTTCATCGGGTCCCTCGAGGACTGGATGCCCGTCCTCAAAGCTGTCGGTGCCGGCACTGGCGATACTTCACGCAAAGTCAGCGACTTGGACAAGTCATTGGCAGCGATGGTCAAAGCCGGCAATGGCGACAAAGCCGCAGAGGCGTTCGAGTACCTCAAGACGAAAACGGACGGCTCCAAAGAGGCTCTCCGCAATCTGAAGAACCTGTTCCCGGAATATGCGGCAGCGCAGAAGACTGCCGCGAAGGCGACCGACGATAGCTCTGGGAGCACGGACGACGCGACCCAGGCGTATCTGGACGCGGCGGGCGGCGTCAGTGACCTCACGAGTCAACTCGCCGATTTGATCACTGAAATCAACAAAGCCAACGGCGTAGGACAGGACGCCGTCTCCGCGAACGCCGCCTATCAGGGTGCGGTCGCCAAGGTTGACGACACCATCAAGAAGGCGAAGAAGGGTGCCGAGGGGTACTCGCTTTCACTTGACGGCAACACGCAGGCTGGCGCCGACAACCTCGCGATGTTGTCTGATATGGCAGAAAAGTCGCAAGCGTCCGCGAAGGCGACGTTCGACGCGGACAACAACTCGCAGGCCTACGTAGCCAATCTCCAGGCCGGCCGGCAGGCGTTGATCGACCGGATCACTGACATGGGTGCAACTGCCGCGCAGGCGAGCGCCATCGCGGATCAGGTCTATAGGATCCCGACGCAGCGAGAAGTCGACATCATCGCTAAGACCGCCGAGGCAGCTGCACTAGTGCAGCACTTCAAGGACATGCTCGATACGATCCCGGGTTCCCGGATGGTTTCGATTGGTGTCCAGGTGCCGGCATCGTCCAACCCGATCATCAATGCGCTCAAGGGCACGGGGAAAGCCACCGGTGGCGCAATCACCGGTCCGGGTGGGCCTCGGGATGACACGGCCGGTATCTACGCGCTGTCGAACGGTGAGCACGTCTTAACCGCATCCGACGTAGACGCGATGGGTGGTCAGCGCGGTGTGTACCAGTTCCGATCGCGCCTGCACGGCTACGCGGACGGCGGGGCAGTGCCACGCACGTACGTTCCCGCATCGTCGTATGCCGGCGGTTCCACGAACGTCTCGGTGTCACCACAGCTTTCGTTGCAGGGCGCTCGGATCGTTCTCGATGTCGGGGGTCAGCAGATCGAGGGTGTGATCCGCAATCAGATCGTCGCGAACGAGCAGAAGCAGGCTCGCAGAACACGGATGGGGTGA